Proteins from a genomic interval of Desulfitibacter alkalitolerans DSM 16504:
- the yqfD gene encoding sporulation protein YqfD: protein MKLKKLLLFMLGYVVVMIEGPVERFINLSITRGINLKDLRSLSSTKIQFKIPLHDFWTIRSIVRQTGCRVKILDKRGFPFFWSKAKKRKLLIVGLITFVVSMYVLSSFVWFIDVYSHEDLVYLKKHEIIEIAKKSGLGTGVYKNSINVEEIERKMVSQIPEISWVGLKFQGTRVIIEVVERKLPSEEHMDKEPKHLIAAKDGIIHEILVMMGQPLVQVGDTVEAGQILISGIIVPPLPDEGLQQEFIPQELKRVRARGIVRARVWYEGQGTAELMETVKHRTGATQRAYYLNLPDKKIVFKGSLDSKFKNYETEINISKPPKLPYIQIPGEIVRVTYHEVNVETRTYEKEEALSLIRSKLIEGFNLPAEAKIVDQEIKLLVETDQRVVIKLIIETIEDIARLSPVE, encoded by the coding sequence ATGAAGTTAAAAAAGCTGCTATTATTTATGTTAGGCTATGTAGTAGTCATGATAGAAGGTCCTGTTGAAAGATTTATTAATTTAAGTATCACTAGAGGAATAAATTTAAAAGACCTAAGAAGCCTATCTTCAACAAAAATTCAATTTAAAATACCGCTGCACGATTTTTGGACAATACGCTCTATTGTTAGGCAGACAGGCTGCAGGGTAAAGATACTTGATAAGAGAGGATTTCCCTTTTTTTGGAGTAAAGCAAAAAAAAGAAAACTACTAATTGTTGGGTTAATTACCTTTGTAGTATCCATGTACGTCTTATCAAGCTTTGTTTGGTTTATTGATGTGTATAGTCATGAAGATTTGGTATATTTAAAAAAACATGAGATTATTGAAATTGCTAAGAAATCAGGATTAGGAACTGGTGTTTATAAAAACAGTATCAATGTGGAAGAGATTGAACGTAAAATGGTATCTCAAATTCCTGAGATATCTTGGGTTGGGTTAAAATTTCAAGGAACCAGGGTAATAATTGAAGTTGTCGAAAGAAAATTACCTAGTGAAGAGCACATGGATAAAGAGCCCAAGCATTTAATTGCAGCTAAAGACGGTATAATTCACGAAATTCTTGTAATGATGGGTCAGCCCCTTGTACAAGTTGGAGATACTGTTGAAGCAGGACAAATACTTATTTCTGGAATTATAGTTCCCCCACTGCCTGATGAGGGGCTGCAGCAGGAGTTTATTCCTCAAGAACTTAAACGAGTGAGAGCAAGGGGAATAGTTAGGGCCAGGGTATGGTATGAAGGTCAAGGAACAGCTGAGTTAATGGAGACAGTAAAGCATAGAACAGGAGCAACACAAAGGGCGTACTACCTAAACTTGCCTGATAAAAAAATTGTTTTCAAGGGATCTCTGGATAGTAAATTTAAAAATTATGAAACTGAGATTAACATATCTAAACCTCCAAAATTACCCTATATTCAAATCCCAGGGGAGATAGTAAGGGTTACCTACCATGAAGTAAATGTAGAAACTAGAACCTATGAAAAGGAAGAGGCTCTTTCCCTGATAAGGAGTAAGCTCATTGAAGGCTTTAATCTTCCTGCAGAAGCTAAAATTGTCGATCAAGAAATCAAGCTTTTGGTGGAAACAGACCAAAGGGTTGTGATAAAATTAATAATTGAAACTATTGAAGATATTGCCCGATTATCCCCTGTAGAATAG
- the yqfC gene encoding sporulation protein YqfC yields the protein MGKKTSIKKTRNRVGETLADAFDLPKELIIDIPKITIIGNQEMAVESHKGIIQYTSERIRISIAGGELIIAGKKLLINSILPEEIVIYGEFYQISFE from the coding sequence GTGGGGAAAAAAACAAGTATCAAGAAAACACGAAATAGAGTAGGGGAAACCTTGGCAGATGCCTTTGATTTACCAAAAGAACTCATTATTGACATACCGAAAATAACCATTATTGGAAACCAAGAGATGGCTGTAGAAAGTCATAAGGGCATAATTCAATATACAAGTGAAAGAATTCGGATAAGCATTGCTGGAGGAGAATTAATTATAGCTGGCAAAAAATTACTCATTAACTCCATTTTGCCAGAGGAAATTGTCATTTATGGGGAATTTTACCAGATATCCTTTGAATAA
- the floA gene encoding flotillin-like protein FloA (flotillin-like protein involved in membrane lipid rafts) — MFDLFALSSLIIFVLVFVFVAFIFTFIPVGLWISALAAGVRVGIMTLVGMRLRRVVPIRIVGPLIKAEKAGIQPGVNKLEAHYLAGGNVDRVIDALIAAERANIPLPFERAAAIDLAGRNVLEAVQMSVNPKVIETPSIAAVAKDGIEVKVKARVTVRANIERLVGGAGEETIIARVGEGIVTTVGSAVSHKAVLENPDLISHTVLEKGLDAGTAYEILSIDIADVDVGRNIGATLQTDQAEADKEIAQAKAEERRAMAVAREQEMKAAVQEMRAKVVEAEAEVPKALAQALREGKLGVMDYFNMKNIVADTEMRESISKGSSNDKTKDLTKKS; from the coding sequence ATGTTTGATTTGTTTGCATTAAGTAGTCTAATAATTTTTGTCTTGGTTTTTGTGTTTGTTGCTTTTATATTTACCTTTATTCCAGTTGGGCTGTGGATTTCAGCCCTGGCCGCTGGGGTAAGGGTAGGCATCATGACCCTGGTTGGTATGAGGCTGAGACGTGTTGTCCCCATTAGAATAGTAGGGCCCCTTATCAAGGCTGAAAAGGCCGGTATTCAGCCTGGTGTAAACAAGCTTGAGGCTCATTATCTGGCAGGTGGTAATGTTGATAGGGTAATTGATGCATTAATTGCAGCTGAAAGGGCCAATATTCCACTGCCCTTTGAGAGAGCAGCCGCCATTGACCTGGCAGGCAGAAATGTATTAGAAGCAGTACAAATGAGCGTTAACCCAAAGGTTATTGAGACTCCATCTATTGCAGCAGTAGCCAAGGATGGTATTGAAGTTAAGGTTAAAGCAAGGGTAACAGTTAGGGCTAACATAGAACGACTTGTTGGTGGTGCCGGTGAAGAAACCATTATAGCCCGTGTTGGTGAAGGTATTGTTACCACAGTTGGTTCAGCTGTCAGCCATAAAGCAGTTTTAGAAAACCCAGATTTAATATCCCATACAGTTTTAGAAAAGGGTCTTGATGCAGGGACTGCTTATGAAATATTGTCAATTGATATAGCTGATGTTGATGTAGGTAGAAACATTGGTGCTACCCTGCAGACAGATCAAGCTGAGGCTGATAAAGAAATTGCCCAGGCAAAAGCAGAAGAAAGAAGGGCAATGGCTGTGGCTAGAGAGCAAGAAATGAAGGCTGCTGTGCAGGAAATGAGGGCCAAGGTTGTTGAAGCAGAAGCCGAGGTTCCAAAGGCTCTTGCCCAGGCTTTAAGAGAAGGCAAATTAGGTGTAATGGATTATTTTAACATGAAGAATATTGTTGCAGATACTGAAATGAGAGAATCCATTTCCAAGGGCTCAAGTAATGACAAGACAAAGGATCTAACTAAAAAGTCCTAG
- a CDS encoding NfeD family protein — MKNVFRVFWLLCLIIFGFSTMPVHTQEPSPVYIVPVKGTIDGGMQTFINRAYAEAEENNAAVVLLEIDTPGGLVWSAVQIRNTIHRSEIPTIAFVEEGAISAGALIALVSETLVMAPGSTMGAAEPQLGGQLADAKTLSYWVGQLEAAAEENGRDPLIARAMADAALEIPGVVQEGELLTLTPQRALELGMIDSILPDRQAVLEEYGFDENPRVELEPEFAEFFVRWITDPYVSTILLTVGLAGLVLEIFTVGFGIAGTIGLASLSLYFAGHIIAGLTGFEAILLFILGVILLAVETLVLPGFGVAGIGGVAALIAGIIMASPTVNHGVSSLVIAIIGTGVLLAISVKFLPTRKVWKRLILGDRQVSEEGYNAPSTELRELVGLEGVSITPLRPSGAVKIGDKRVDVVTQGGFISSGSKVKVVKVEGTRVVVERLND, encoded by the coding sequence ATGAAAAATGTATTCAGAGTTTTTTGGCTGCTTTGCTTAATTATTTTTGGTTTTTCAACTATGCCTGTACATACGCAAGAACCATCTCCGGTATATATTGTACCAGTAAAAGGGACAATAGATGGAGGAATGCAGACATTTATTAATAGAGCATATGCTGAAGCTGAAGAAAATAATGCTGCTGTAGTTTTGCTTGAAATAGATACACCAGGTGGTCTTGTATGGTCGGCGGTCCAAATAAGAAATACCATACACAGATCGGAAATTCCTACAATAGCCTTTGTTGAAGAAGGTGCGATTTCAGCTGGAGCCTTAATAGCATTAGTATCAGAAACCCTTGTAATGGCACCTGGAAGCACCATGGGTGCGGCAGAACCCCAACTGGGAGGACAGCTGGCTGATGCCAAGACCCTGTCCTATTGGGTTGGTCAGCTGGAGGCAGCGGCGGAGGAAAATGGAAGAGACCCTCTCATTGCCAGGGCCATGGCAGATGCTGCCCTGGAGATACCAGGGGTAGTCCAAGAAGGAGAACTTCTTACATTAACCCCTCAAAGGGCCCTTGAACTAGGAATGATAGACAGCATTCTGCCTGACCGCCAGGCGGTTTTAGAGGAGTATGGATTTGATGAAAATCCCAGAGTAGAGCTAGAACCTGAATTTGCCGAGTTTTTTGTTCGTTGGATTACTGATCCATATGTCAGCACCATTTTGCTCACTGTGGGTCTTGCAGGCCTTGTGCTGGAAATATTTACAGTTGGCTTTGGGATAGCAGGCACAATAGGATTAGCTTCATTAAGTCTATACTTTGCAGGTCACATTATTGCCGGTTTAACTGGATTTGAGGCAATTCTATTATTTATTCTTGGTGTTATTCTTCTAGCAGTGGAGACATTAGTTCTTCCCGGATTTGGTGTAGCTGGCATAGGAGGAGTTGCAGCACTTATTGCCGGTATTATCATGGCTTCCCCAACGGTAAATCATGGAGTGTCATCCCTTGTCATTGCCATTATAGGGACAGGAGTTTTACTTGCCATTAGCGTAAAGTTTTTGCCGACTAGAAAGGTGTGGAAAAGGTTAATACTAGGGGATAGACAGGTGAGTGAAGAAGGCTATAATGCTCCTTCCACTGAGCTTAGAGAGCTTGTAGGGCTAGAGGGTGTTTCTATAACCCCCTTACGACCATCAGGAGCTGTGAAAATAGGTGATAAAAGAGTGGATGTGGTCACCCAGGGTGGATTTATTTCTTCAGGATCAAAAGTTAAAGTAGTTAAGGTAGAAGGAACCAGAGTAGTAGTGGAAAGGCTGAATGATTAA
- the rpsU gene encoding 30S ribosomal protein S21 has product MSEVKVGKNETLDSALRRFKRNCQKAGVLSEVRKREHYEKPSVKRKKKSEAARKRKFR; this is encoded by the coding sequence TTGAGCGAAGTAAAAGTTGGTAAAAATGAAACTCTAGATAGTGCACTCCGCCGTTTTAAAAGAAACTGCCAGAAGGCAGGGGTTCTGTCAGAGGTGCGTAAAAGAGAGCACTACGAAAAGCCAAGTGTGAAGCGTAAGAAGAAATCCGAAGCTGCCAGAAAAAGAAAGTTCAGGTAG
- a CDS encoding histidine triad nucleotide-binding protein, with amino-acid sequence MSNCIFCKIINKEIPSTIVYEDDEVLAFNDINPQAPIHILIIPKKHISDMTEVTEEDIGLIGKIHLAAVKIAKQKGFAEKGFRLVNNCKADGGQIVFHLHYHLMAGKKLPVCT; translated from the coding sequence ATGTCCAACTGTATTTTTTGTAAAATAATTAACAAGGAAATACCTAGCACAATAGTTTATGAAGATGATGAAGTTTTAGCTTTTAACGACATAAATCCTCAGGCGCCAATACATATTCTAATTATCCCTAAAAAACACATCTCTGATATGACCGAGGTTACAGAGGAAGACATTGGCTTAATTGGGAAAATACATCTGGCTGCAGTAAAAATTGCTAAACAAAAGGGCTTTGCAGAAAAGGGATTTAGATTGGTGAATAACTGCAAAGCGGATGGAGGACAAATAGTTTTTCATCTTCATTATCATTTAATGGCTGGTAAAAAGCTTCCTGTGTGTACCTAG
- the mtaB gene encoding tRNA (N(6)-L-threonylcarbamoyladenosine(37)-C(2))-methylthiotransferase MtaB has translation MKKVAVHVLGCKVNQYEIEGIKELFRERHYKIVDFDEKADVYVIHTCTVTHLGDRKSRQYIRKAVKNNPHAIVAVTGCYAQVSPQEVEKIEGVDIVLGTRDRKEIVDVVEKCQKGRQIKRISDSMLNKEFEELPVFKPSRARAFLKIQEGCDRFCTYCIVPYARGPIKSRDFHNTILEIENLVNNGFQEIVLTGVHLGTYGKDLGKGINLFYLLSELVKISGLKRLRISSLDPDEIDTDLLELMTENEKICPHYHIPLQSGDDLILQKMGRKYTLDDYRRLVTDIRNKRPEAAFTTDVIVGFPGETEELFANTKEFIKEIGFADLHVFKYSPRKGTPAAKYPNQVSTEAKTQRSNELIELSNVLWANYAQGFLGRKAQVLVETKINTLCEGHTGNYLKVRFEANQEDLIGKIISVKLEKIGQAKELLGTVIL, from the coding sequence GTGAAAAAGGTAGCAGTACATGTTCTTGGATGCAAGGTTAACCAGTATGAAATTGAAGGCATTAAAGAGTTATTTAGAGAAAGACATTACAAAATAGTTGATTTTGATGAAAAAGCTGATGTATATGTTATACACACCTGTACGGTCACTCACCTGGGGGACAGGAAATCACGACAATACATTCGCAAGGCTGTCAAAAATAACCCCCATGCAATAGTTGCCGTTACAGGTTGTTATGCTCAGGTGTCCCCTCAGGAGGTCGAGAAAATAGAGGGTGTAGATATTGTTTTAGGTACCAGGGATAGAAAAGAGATAGTTGATGTGGTTGAAAAATGCCAAAAGGGCCGGCAGATCAAGCGCATATCAGATAGTATGCTTAATAAAGAATTTGAAGAGCTGCCTGTTTTTAAGCCATCTAGAGCCAGGGCTTTTTTGAAGATCCAGGAGGGCTGTGACAGGTTTTGTACATATTGCATTGTGCCCTATGCCAGGGGGCCGATAAAAAGCAGAGATTTCCATAATACTATTTTAGAGATTGAGAACCTTGTAAATAATGGCTTCCAGGAGATCGTTCTAACAGGTGTGCATTTGGGCACCTATGGCAAGGACCTGGGAAAGGGGATAAATTTATTTTATCTGCTTAGTGAGTTAGTAAAAATTAGCGGATTAAAGCGGCTTAGAATAAGCAGTCTAGATCCAGATGAGATTGATACTGATTTATTGGAGCTGATGACCGAAAATGAAAAAATATGCCCTCACTATCATATACCGCTGCAAAGTGGGGATGATTTAATACTGCAAAAAATGGGAAGAAAGTATACCCTGGATGATTACAGAAGGCTTGTAACAGATATAAGAAACAAAAGACCAGAGGCGGCTTTCACTACAGACGTTATAGTTGGCTTTCCTGGAGAAACAGAAGAGCTTTTTGCAAATACAAAAGAGTTCATTAAGGAAATAGGCTTTGCAGATCTTCATGTTTTCAAGTATTCACCCAGGAAGGGAACCCCTGCTGCGAAGTACCCCAATCAAGTATCAACAGAAGCCAAGACACAAAGGAGCAATGAATTAATAGAGTTGTCCAATGTGCTCTGGGCCAATTATGCCCAGGGGTTTTTAGGCAGAAAGGCTCAGGTCCTTGTTGAGACCAAAATAAATACATTATGTGAAGGTCATACTGGTAATTATCTAAAGGTAAGATTTGAAGCAAATCAAGAGGATTTGATAGGCAAAATCATTTCTGTCAAGTTAGAGAAAATAGGCCAGGCTAAGGAGCTGTTAGGAACAGTAATACTATAA
- a CDS encoding 16S rRNA (uracil(1498)-N(3))-methyltransferase → MYQFRIPKGIKITNGDLCGSKLEILGEEAHHIANVLRLKEGSLVGLFDGFGYKAAGILLDVTNERVLVELTHDKVANTEPPVEITLYQSLPKKDKLELIIQKATELGVKNIVPIITKRTIVHIDNEKAKKKVERWNKIAQEACKQSGRAYVPQISEPISFKAMLSEIKAEINIIPYEAEDKKGLKQVLRSFKESMPKSIGIFIGPEGGWDKDEVQMAVNHGIIPVTLGPRILRTETASLAVLTMILYELGDLGG, encoded by the coding sequence TTGTATCAATTTCGTATTCCTAAAGGGATTAAAATTACAAATGGGGATTTATGTGGAAGTAAACTGGAAATATTAGGAGAAGAAGCACACCATATTGCCAATGTTTTACGCCTTAAAGAGGGCTCTCTCGTAGGCCTCTTCGATGGTTTTGGTTATAAAGCAGCAGGAATCCTATTAGATGTAACAAATGAGAGAGTGCTGGTGGAATTAACTCATGACAAGGTGGCAAATACAGAACCTCCTGTAGAGATTACTTTATATCAGTCCCTGCCAAAAAAGGACAAGCTTGAATTAATAATTCAAAAGGCAACAGAGCTTGGTGTAAAGAACATTGTTCCCATAATAACCAAAAGAACCATAGTACATATTGATAATGAAAAGGCCAAAAAAAAGGTGGAGCGATGGAATAAAATTGCCCAGGAAGCATGCAAACAATCTGGCAGGGCATATGTTCCGCAAATTAGTGAGCCCATAAGTTTTAAAGCCATGCTTTCTGAAATAAAGGCTGAAATTAACATCATACCCTATGAAGCAGAAGATAAAAAAGGTTTAAAACAGGTATTGAGGTCATTTAAGGAATCAATGCCTAAAAGTATTGGCATATTCATTGGACCAGAGGGGGGCTGGGACAAGGATGAAGTGCAGATGGCTGTTAACCATGGTATTATTCCAGTAACCCTAGGGCCCAGGATTCTTAGAACAGAAACTGCCAGCCTTGCAGTTTTGACTATGATACTTTATGAGCTAGGTGATTTGGGAGGTTAA
- the prmA gene encoding 50S ribosomal protein L11 methyltransferase, with translation MHWQEISVTTNEIMEEAVTNLFYEIGAAGVVIEDPNLINRYVQEDVWDAYEFPKEIMDAEHVIVKGYLPVDDKLPLILEQFNGALAALSGFFKDSYVSVQLSRLQEEDWANSWKEYYKPKKVSERIVVVPGWEEYNPEEGEIIVKLDPGMAFGTGNHPTTMICIKALEKYIEPGWRIADIGTGSGIIAISAAKLGAESVCAVDLDTLAVRVARLNVKRNMVEELVEVRQGNLLQGIDKTFNIIVANIIADVIIEMSEYAYERLEPSGIFIASGIIEDRQDEVINKLQEEGFKLVEVMTDNAWRGIVVTKG, from the coding sequence ATGCACTGGCAGGAAATCTCCGTTACTACCAATGAAATTATGGAGGAAGCGGTTACCAATTTATTTTATGAAATTGGGGCTGCCGGGGTTGTAATTGAAGATCCCAACTTAATCAACCGTTATGTGCAGGAAGACGTTTGGGATGCCTATGAGTTTCCCAAGGAAATAATGGATGCAGAGCATGTCATTGTAAAAGGTTACCTACCGGTAGATGATAAACTGCCCCTGATCCTGGAACAGTTTAACGGGGCATTGGCAGCTCTTAGCGGCTTTTTTAAAGATTCCTATGTCTCTGTTCAGCTTAGCAGGTTACAGGAAGAGGATTGGGCCAACTCATGGAAGGAGTATTATAAACCTAAAAAGGTAAGCGAAAGAATAGTAGTTGTTCCAGGGTGGGAAGAATATAATCCAGAAGAGGGCGAAATTATTGTTAAACTGGATCCTGGTATGGCTTTCGGGACTGGTAATCATCCAACTACCATGATATGTATAAAAGCTTTGGAGAAGTACATTGAACCTGGCTGGCGAATAGCTGATATTGGTACTGGTTCGGGAATAATAGCCATCTCTGCTGCAAAATTAGGTGCAGAAAGTGTCTGTGCTGTTGATTTAGATACCCTGGCAGTTCGTGTTGCACGGCTAAATGTAAAGAGAAATATGGTTGAAGAGCTGGTTGAGGTCCGTCAGGGCAACTTGCTTCAGGGTATTGACAAGACCTTTAATATAATAGTAGCAAATATAATAGCAGATGTAATAATTGAAATGTCCGAATATGCCTATGAGAGGCTGGAACCATCAGGAATATTTATTGCGTCAGGGATAATTGAAGACAGGCAGGATGAGGTAATAAACAAGCTCCAGGAAGAAGGTTTTAAACTGGTTGAAGTAATGACGGATAATGCCTGGAGAGGCATTGTGGTAACTAAAGGGTGA
- the dnaJ gene encoding molecular chaperone DnaJ, producing the protein MSKRDYYEVLGLSRNASEEEIKKSYRRLARQYHPDVNPGNSEAEAKFKEISEAYEVLRDPQTRARYDQFGHAGTQNGGFGGAGFGGAGGFEDIFDMFFGGGFGGQGTRRGPQKGADLRLDLDITLEEAAFGVEKEIELPKLQTCSECEGTGSAPGTFPSSCKVCKGTGQVKTTQKTVLGHFQTIKTCHNCHGTGKVVETPCDSCYGQGRVKQKKKIAITIPAGIDTGARLRVSGEGEPGANGGPEGDLYVYINVKPHKMFERHGDDIWCNYSLSIVQAMLGDEIKVPTLDGDVKLKIPEGTQSGTSFRLKGKGVQKLRGYGRGDQHVRVKVTVPTNLNEKQKELIRQFAKTLTSKNDAGKEKGFFEKVKDAFMG; encoded by the coding sequence GTGAGCAAAAGGGACTATTATGAGGTATTGGGGTTATCACGTAATGCTTCAGAAGAGGAAATAAAAAAGTCTTATAGAAGATTAGCAAGACAGTATCATCCAGATGTTAATCCAGGTAATAGTGAAGCTGAGGCTAAATTTAAAGAGATTTCCGAGGCCTATGAAGTATTAAGAGATCCTCAAACCAGGGCAAGGTATGATCAATTTGGTCATGCTGGTACCCAAAACGGGGGATTTGGTGGCGCTGGTTTTGGAGGAGCAGGCGGCTTTGAAGACATATTTGACATGTTTTTTGGTGGAGGATTTGGTGGCCAGGGCACTAGAAGAGGTCCTCAAAAGGGGGCCGATTTAAGACTTGATTTGGATATTACCTTAGAGGAAGCAGCCTTTGGAGTGGAGAAGGAAATTGAGCTTCCAAAGCTGCAAACATGCTCTGAATGTGAAGGTACTGGCTCTGCTCCCGGTACATTTCCCAGCAGCTGTAAGGTTTGTAAAGGTACTGGTCAGGTGAAAACAACTCAAAAGACTGTACTTGGTCATTTTCAAACCATTAAAACCTGTCATAATTGCCATGGAACAGGAAAGGTTGTTGAGACTCCATGTGATAGCTGTTATGGACAGGGAAGGGTTAAGCAAAAGAAAAAAATTGCAATTACAATACCGGCTGGAATTGACACGGGAGCAAGGCTTAGGGTCTCAGGTGAAGGTGAGCCTGGTGCAAATGGTGGACCTGAAGGGGATTTATATGTATATATTAACGTTAAACCCCACAAGATGTTTGAGCGTCATGGTGATGATATCTGGTGCAATTACTCTCTTTCAATTGTTCAAGCCATGCTTGGAGATGAGATAAAAGTACCAACTTTAGATGGTGATGTTAAACTGAAGATTCCAGAGGGAACCCAAAGTGGAACATCTTTTAGATTAAAAGGTAAGGGAGTACAAAAGCTCAGGGGCTATGGAAGAGGCGATCAACATGTTAGGGTAAAGGTAACTGTACCAACTAACCTAAATGAAAAACAGAAAGAATTAATTAGACAGTTTGCAAAGACGCTGACAAGTAAAAATGATGCTGGAAAAGAAAAGGGATTTTTTGAAAAGGTCAAGGATGCTTTCATGGGATAG
- the dnaK gene encoding molecular chaperone DnaK, whose translation MGKVIGIDLGTTNSCVAVMEGGEAVVIPNAEGNRTTPSVVAFTKDGERLVGEVAKRQAITNPDRTVLSIKRHMGTDYKVTIDGKSYTPQEISAMILQKLKTDAENYLGEKVTQAVITVPAYFSDSQRQATKDAGKIAGLEVLRIINEPTAAALAYGLDKGEDHTILVYDLGGGTFDVSILELGEGVFEVKATSGNNRLGGDDFDDKVIEYLVAEFKKQSGIDLSKDKMAMQRLKEAAEKAKKELSSVMQSNINLPFITATAEGPQHLDITLTRAKFNELTADLVEKTMGPTKQALSDAGLSAKDIDKVLLVGGSTRIPAVQDAIKNLLGKEPHKGINPDECVALGAAIQAGVLAGEVKDVLLLDVTPLSLGIETLGGVFTKLIERNTTIPTSKSQIFSTAADGQTSVDIHVLQGEREMAAYNKTLGRFQLTGIPAAPRGVPQIEVKFDIDANGIVQVSAKDLGTGKQQEITIKSSSGLSETDINKMVEDAEKYAEEDKKFKEKVEAKNQADAAIYQAEKTIKESEGKIDQEDLYSIEKAKNDLQEAVKSDNIEEMKKKTEALSQAIYAASTKMYEKASQETQQQEGPAEGTQGAKDDVVDADYEVVDDKDEKDK comes from the coding sequence ATGGGTAAAGTAATCGGTATTGACTTGGGAACTACAAACTCCTGCGTTGCAGTTATGGAAGGTGGGGAAGCTGTAGTTATACCAAATGCAGAAGGCAATAGAACTACTCCATCAGTCGTGGCTTTTACAAAGGATGGAGAGAGGTTAGTTGGAGAAGTTGCAAAACGACAGGCAATTACAAATCCTGATAGGACAGTATTGTCAATTAAAAGACATATGGGTACAGACTATAAAGTAACAATTGATGGTAAATCCTATACTCCCCAGGAAATATCTGCCATGATCCTGCAGAAACTTAAAACAGATGCAGAAAATTATCTTGGAGAAAAGGTAACCCAGGCAGTTATTACTGTTCCTGCGTATTTCTCAGACAGCCAGCGCCAGGCTACCAAGGATGCTGGTAAAATTGCCGGCCTGGAAGTTTTAAGGATTATCAATGAGCCGACAGCTGCTGCTCTTGCCTACGGCCTTGATAAAGGTGAAGATCATACAATCCTGGTCTATGACCTTGGTGGAGGTACCTTTGACGTTTCTATCCTTGAGTTGGGTGAGGGGGTTTTTGAAGTTAAAGCCACCAGTGGAAACAACCGCCTGGGTGGAGATGACTTTGATGATAAAGTAATTGAATACCTTGTTGCAGAGTTTAAAAAGCAATCAGGTATTGATTTAAGCAAGGATAAAATGGCAATGCAAAGATTAAAAGAGGCAGCAGAAAAGGCTAAAAAAGAGCTTTCAAGTGTGATGCAGAGCAATATTAATTTACCGTTTATTACAGCAACTGCTGAAGGGCCACAGCACCTGGATATTACACTGACCCGTGCAAAGTTCAATGAACTAACAGCTGACCTGGTTGAAAAAACCATGGGTCCAACCAAGCAGGCCCTATCTGATGCAGGATTATCAGCCAAGGATATTGACAAGGTGCTTTTAGTTGGTGGATCTACAAGAATCCCAGCAGTACAGGATGCTATTAAAAACCTTCTTGGTAAAGAACCCCACAAGGGGATTAACCCTGATGAATGTGTAGCCCTGGGTGCTGCAATTCAAGCTGGAGTATTAGCTGGAGAGGTTAAGGATGTTTTATTGCTGGATGTAACTCCCTTGTCCTTGGGCATAGAAACCCTGGGAGGGGTGTTTACCAAGCTAATTGAAAGAAACACAACCATTCCCACATCCAAGAGCCAGATTTTCTCCACTGCAGCAGATGGTCAGACAAGTGTTGATATTCATGTACTCCAGGGAGAAAGAGAAATGGCGGCATACAATAAGACCCTGGGCAGATTCCAGCTAACCGGTATTCCAGCAGCTCCAAGGGGTGTGCCCCAAATTGAAGTTAAATTTGACATAGATGCCAATGGTATAGTTCAGGTTTCTGCAAAGGATCTAGGTACAGGAAAACAGCAGGAAATTACAATTAAATCAAGCAGTGGTCTATCTGAAACTGATATTAATAAAATGGTAGAGGATGCAGAAAAATATGCTGAAGAGGATAAGAAGTTTAAGGAAAAGGTAGAAGCTAAAAACCAGGCTGATGCAGCAATCTATCAGGCAGAAAAGACAATAAAGGAATCAGAAGGAAAGATTGATCAGGAGGACCTTTACAGCATAGAAAAAGCTAAAAATGATTTACAAGAGGCAGTAAAATCGGATAATATAGAAGAGATGAAGAAAAAAACTGAAGCACTTTCACAAGCCATATATGCAGCCTCAACAAAAATGTATGAAAAAGCTTCCCAGGAAACCCAACAGCAGGAAGGCCCTGCTGAAGGGACACAAGGAGCAAAGGATGATGTAGTTGATGCAGATTATGAGGTCGTAGACGATAAGGATGAGAAGGATAAGTAA